In Oryza sativa Japonica Group chromosome 3, ASM3414082v1, one DNA window encodes the following:
- the LOC112936102 gene encoding KIN17-like protein, with protein MGKHEFLTPKAIANRIKAKGLQKLRWYCQMCQKQCRDENGFKCHCMSESHQRQMQVFGQAPDRVVEGFSEEFLDAFLTLLRRAHRHSRIAATVVYNEFIADRHHVHMNSTRWATLTEFVKFLGREGHCKVEDTPKGWFITYIDRDSEQAVKARLKRKRIKSDLAEDERQERMIARQIERAQQSMGKTNGELGDDASPDGSEGESGSEDEYSDSENDHEGQEEDAKEANKAAGKIAIALQRAVPGPKVNPLDDKPKVKFGFEEEDEVSARDKEKEELAKKKGKDAINAAEARRSALDELMKEEEKAKERSNRKDYWLCPGIVVKVMSKSLAEKGYCKQKGVVKRVIDKYVGEIEMLESKHVLRVDQDELETVIPQIGGLVRIVNGAYRGSNARLLSVDTERFCAKVQVEKGLYDGKVLKAIEYEDICKIFH; from the coding sequence ATGGGGAAGCACGAGTTCCTGACGCCGAAGGCGATCGCGAACAGGATCAAGGCGAAGGGGCTGCAGAAGCTGCGGTGGTACTGCCAGATGTGCCAGAAGCAGTGCCGCGACGAGAATGGCTTCAAGTGCCACTGCATGTCGGAGTCGCACCAGCGCCAGATGCAGGTGTTCGGCCAGGCCCCCGACCGAGTCGTCGAGGGCTTCTCCGAGGAGTTCCTCGACGCCTTCCTCACCTTGCTCCGCCGCGCCCACCGCCACTCCCgcatcgccgccaccgtcgtctaCAACGAGTTCATCGCCGACCGCCACCACGTCCACATGAACTCCACGCGCTGGGCCACGCTCACCGAGTTCGTCAAGTTCCTCGGGCGCGAGGGCCACTGCAAGGTTGAGGACACTCCCAAAGGGTGGTTCATCACCTACATCGACCGCGACTCCGAGCAGGCCGTGAAGGCCAGGCTCAAGCGCAAGAGGATCAAGTCCGACCTTGCGGAGGACGAGCGGCAGGAGCGCATGATTGCACGCCAGATAGAGCGAGCCCAGCAATCCATGGGTAAAACTAATGGTGAACTTGGTGATGATGCTAGTCCGGATGGTAGCGAAGGTGAGTCCGGCAGCGAAGATGAGTATTCGGACTCAGAAAATGACCATGAGGGACAAGAGGAGGATGCAAAAGAAGCCAACAAAGCAGCAGGGAAGATTGCAATTGCACTTCAGCGGGCTGTGCCAGGGCCAAAGGTTAACCCTCTCGATGATAAGCCAAAGGTTAAATTTGGTTTTGAGGAAGAGGATGAGGTGAGCGCGCGGGATAAGGAGAAGGAAGAGTTGGCCAAGAAGAAGGGAAAGGATGCTATAAACGCAGCAGAAGCTAGGAGGTCAGCATTGGATGAGCtgatgaaggaggaggagaaagcgaAGGAGCGGAGCAATAGGAAGGATTACTGGCTATGCCCAGGTATTGTGGTCAAGGTGATGAGCAAGTCGCTGGCAGAGAAGGGGTACTGCAAACAGAAGGGTGTGGTGAAGAGGGTGATTGATAAGTATGTTGGGGAGATTGAGATGCTGGAGAGCAAGCATGTTCTTAGGGTCGACCAAGATGAGCTTGAGACAGTTATCCCCCAGATTGGTGGGCTGGTGCGTATTGTTAATGGAGCTTACCGGGGATCTAATGCAAGGTTGCTTTCAGTGGACACAGAGAGATTTTGTGCCAAAGTGCAGGTTGAGAAGGGCCTCTATGATGGGAAGGTTCTTAAGGCCATTGAGTACGAGGACATTTGCAAGATTTTTCACTGA